From Oncorhynchus kisutch isolate 150728-3 unplaced genomic scaffold, Okis_V2 scaffold2935, whole genome shotgun sequence:
gcctgtctgtttgactccaagtaccttggggagggcccctgaccttaaagatctcatccaggcctgtctgttggaCTCCCagtaccttggggagggccctgagcttaaagatctcatccaggcctgtctgttggaCTCCCagtaccttggggagggccctgaccttaaagatctcatccaggcctgtctgtttgactccaagtaccttggggagggccctgaccttaaagatctcatccaggcctgtctgttggaTTCCCagtaccttggggagggccctgaccttaaagatctcatccaggcctgtctgtttgactccaagtaccttgcttgctgtggtgataatccttctctgcatatttctctggctgacagtgacattgccaaaccaacaaacaatatAAAAAGTTTAAATACTCTCAATGAaagatttgtaaaacagagtcagtatagtCCAGTCTACATTAAAAAATCCCAGCTTTTTGAGAAAGTACAGTCTCTGTTGGCTCTTTTTGTAGATCAGGTCTAtacatttactccactgaagcttattgtccaagaggacacccagatatttgtattcctctacaatctctatattctgacctctgatagatgttgcagaggtaggtgttgtacgcttcctgaagtctatgcacatctCTTTGATCTTGttgggcccaggtctgacagaatctgtgcagaagatctaggtgctggtgtaggccctccttggttggggacagaagcaccagatcattagcaaacagtagacagttgacttcagattctagtaggttgaggccgggtgctgcagactgttctagtgccttgcctaattcgttgatatatatgttgaagagggtggggcttaagctgcatccctgtctcaccccacggccttgtgggaagaaatgtgtggtTCTTTTGCCAAtgttaaccgcacacttgttgtttgtgtacattgattttataatgtcgtatgttttacccccaacaccactttccatcaatttgtacagcagaccctcttcccaaattgagtcaaaagatttttgaaatcaacaaagcatgagaagactttgcctttgttttggtttgtttggttgtcaattagggtgtgcagagtgaatacgtggtctgttgtacggtaatttggtaaaaagccaatctgacatttgctcagtacattgttttcattgctgttaatgataatgcagagggttttcccaaggttactgttgatgcatatcccactgtagttattggggtcaaatttgactccacttttgtggattgggttgatcagtccttggttctaaatattggggaagatgccagagctaaggatgatgttaaagagtttagtgtagccaattggaatttttggtctgtatattttatcatttcactgaggataccatcaacaccacaggcctttatgGGTCAGAGGGTTttatattttgtcctgtagttcattcaaggtaattggagaatccagtgggttctggaatccagtgggttctggaatccagtgggttctggaacccagtgggttctggaatccagtgggttctggaatccagtaggttctggaatccagtgtgttctggaatccagtgggttctggtctttaatagttgattctaagatttgtatttgatcatgtatatgtttttgctgtttgttctttgttatagatagattggagaagtggtttacccagacatctccattttggatttaTGACGTTCCATCttttagtgtatttctgtattgttttaatgATTCACCATAGAAGAAGAAGTCGACTCaggtttctgggtctctatgtttttgggttggacaggtttctacatttctttcttaggtttttgcgtTCTTCGTCAAACCATTTGTCGTTGTTGTttattttcttcggttttctatttgagatttttagatttgatagggaagctgagagatcAAAAATGCTGTTTCGGTTTTCTCCGCAGGTCTGGGCAGACTGACTCGCTGGTCGGGGCAGAGAGTCTATTGATCTgttactcctgtgtgaagtgttgaactgcgtttgagagcgatgtcctttagggtCCGGGCGacggtgggcactgctgccttgtagaggtggacctggtcatagaggctgttcaagtccagggtggagtggtgggccaggaaagcatttggttttgaggcacagtcacaggAAAATACTTGTGTATGGTAACTGGGTGGAAGtgttttcgtggtagcagggtggagataaccacttgtgcgttgggggaagtagaagaagccttttcaatcactcccttcagtgctgtggccaccctttcctgctgtgctctctatTATTCTTTggtcagacagaaggtctaggacgtgctgggtgaccctagttggtcctcagacagaaggtttAGGGGGTGCTGGGTCTGGTTGAGGGGGTGTTGTTGAGCTGGACTGTAATTTGTCCTGACTGGAGCGTAATCACCTGCtgctccagctccacctgccttacctccagctgggtgaattaatccttcatttcaatgagggagtggtaatctgtgTTGGGAGGTTGACTCTCTGTTGGGgctcgtctgtggggttatataatgaagaggtctggtctgacccacTCGGGGTGtgggtatctttatcaagggagagcttctccttCTGGGCTAATTCTTTAATTTGGTGAAAGTCCAGttgaaactgtttggggttgccctgtaccattactgttccggacttatagatatttatattagctgactcagagtcctcgttgccTCCGGAGTTCCACCCCTTGTTAAAACCCACCCTCTCTTAGcaaaggggtagtgtgctaatagtTTGCTATTGTTTctccccaacctctctctctctcttcctcccctctctttttctcaattcaattcaaggggctttattggcatgggaaacatgtgttaacattgccaaagcaagtgaggtagataatatacaaaagtgaaataaacaataaaaatgaacagtaaatattacacatacagaagtttcaaaacaataaagacatatcgtattatacaaaaatatatatatacagtgttgtaacaatgtacaaatggctaaaggacacaagggaAAATTTCTCactctccccccaccctctctttctttcctcccccctttctccctaTCTATCTTCAAACTCTCTTCCCAAATCTCTCTTACACCTTCTCTCCCACACCTCTATCTCTTCacgtctctctcccactctctcctctccactcgatctccactctctctcttccaccctctctctcacaccctctctctcctcctcctctctctctccctcactccgccCCTCCTCTTGCCTCACTCcagcccctcttctctctctccatcactccgccccctctctctctctccctcactccgccCCTGTCTCCCTCTAGTTACGGGGACCATGTGCAGCACTTCAAGGTGCTCCAGGACAGGTCAGgacagtacctctctctctctccctcactccgcccctctctctctctccctcactccgccCCTGTCTCCCTCTAGTTACGGGGACCATGTGCAGCACTTCAAGGTGCTCCAGGACAGGTCAGgacagtacctctctctctctccctcactccgcccctctctctctctccctcactccgccCCTGTCTCCCTCTAGTTACGGGGACCATGTGCAGCACTTCAAGGTGCTCCAGGACAGGTCAGgacagtacctctctctctctccctcactccgccCCTGTCTCCCTCTAGTTACGGGGACCATGTGCAGCACTTCAAGGTGCTCCAGGACAGGTCAGgacagtacctctctctctctccctcactccgccCCTGTCTCCCTCTAGTTACGGGGACCATGTGCAGCACTTCAAGGTGCTCCAGGACAGGTCAGGacagtacctctctctcctctccctcactccgccCCTGTCTCCTCTAGTTACGGGGACCATGTGCAGCACTTCAAGGTGCTCCAGGACAGGTCAGGacagtaacctctctctctctcccctcactccgcCCCTGTCTCCCTCTAGTTACGGGGACCATGTGCGCACTTCAAGGTGCTCCAGGACAGGTCAGgacagtacctctctctctctccctcactccgccCCTGTCTCCCTCTAGTTACGGGGACCATGTGCAGCCACTTCAAGGTGCTCCAGGACAGGTCAGTgacagtacctctctctctcttccctccctccgccccctgtctccctctagtTTACGGGGACCATGTGCAGCACTTCAAGGTGCTCCAGGACAGGTCAGgacagtacctctctctctctccctcactccgcccctctctctctctccctcactccgccCCTGTCTCCTCTAGTTACGGGGACCATGTGCAGCACTTCAAGGTGCTCCAGGACAGGTCAGGAcagtaccctctctctctctccctcactccgccCCTGTCTCCTCTAGTTACGGGGACCATGTGCAGCACTTCAAGGTGCTCCAGGACAGGTCAGgacagtacctctctctctctccctcactccgccCCTGTCTCCCTCTAGTTACGGGGACCATGTGCAGCACTTCAAGGTGCTCCAGGACAGGTCAGgacagtacctctctctctctcccttcactccgCCCCTGTCTCCCTCTAGTTACGGGGACCATGTGCAGCACTTCAAGGTGCTCCAGGACAGGTCAGgacagtacctctctctctctccctcactccgccCCTGTCTCCCTCTAGTTACGGGGACCATGTGCAGCACTTCAAGGTGCTCCAGGACAGGTCAGGACAATACTTTGTCTGGGAGGAGATGTTCTTCTCTCTGAATCAGATGGTGGAGTTTTACCATAGCAACAGCATCGCCAAAGAGGAAACCGTCTTCTACGGAGACCCAGAACACCCTGCCAGCGTAACAACTCATATCAGATCATATCAATGTCAATTTCAATTCATAtctctagctccctctctctaccttcctcttctaacaccttctctcttctctctctatctctcttgctacaaccctcctcctctcgctctctctctctcatcttttctctcttctctctctctctctctctctccatcgtctctctcgtctcctttctaccttctctacctctttctctcccctcttcttatttctgctactttctctctctcgtctcttatTACCCCCCCTttatctctactctctctccttgcTACCTCCCTATCTCTTCTCTCTGActcatctcctctttctctctctctctctaacctcttctctgcctctctatttCTGCTACTTTCTCTCTACTGGATCCTtactccctttatctctctctcctctcttgctacctccctctctcttccctcgtcttctctttctcttctcatctctcttctacctctttctctccctctctattctgCTACTTCTCTCTTCTTgcttctacccctcctctctctctctagctctttctccctctctttctcttattAGATGCCTGGTCTGAACaggtactagcctggtctgaacagtactagcctggtctaacagtactaggctggtctgaacagtactagcctggtctgaacagtactagcctggtctgaacagtactatcctgtcgaacagtactagcctggtctaacagtactaggctggtatgaacagtactagcctgtctgaacagtactagccctggtctgaacagtactagcctggtctgaacagtactggctggtctgaacagtactagcctggtctgaacagtactaggctggtctgaacagtactagcctggtactcgaacagtactagcctggcgTACTGAACAGTACTAGCTGTCTGGAACAGTCTGACAGGTActagctggtctgaacagtactagcctggtctgaacagtactaggctggtctgaacagtactagctggtctgaacagtactaggctggtctgaacagtactagcctggtctgaacagtactagcctggtctgaacgtacttaggctggtctgaacagtactagcctggtctgaacagtactagcctgggtctgaacagtactagcctggtctgaacagtactaggctggtctgacagtactagcctggtctgaacgtaactagcctggtctgaacagtatagctggtctgaacagtgctagctggtctgaacagtactagcctggtctgaacaatactagcctggtctgaacacactagctggtctgaacagtactagcctggtctgaacagtactagcctggtctgaacagtactaggctggtcttaacagtactaggctggtctgaacatTACTAGACTGGTCTGAAAAGTACTAggggctggtctgaacagtactaggctggtctgaacagtactagcctggtctgaacagtactagcctggtctgaacagtaactagcctggtctgaacaatactaggctggtctgaacagtactagcctggtctgaacagtactaggctggtctgaacagtactagcctggtctgaaacagtactaggctggtctgaacagtactacctggtctgaacagtactaggctggtctgaacagtactagcctggtctgaacagtactaggctggtctgaacagtactagcctggtctgaacagtactagcctggtctgaacagtactagcctggtctgaacagtacttaGGCTGGGTCTggaacagtactaggctggtctgaaacagtactagcctggtctgaacagtactaggctggtctgaacagtactaggctggtctgaacagtaactagcctggtctgaacagtactagcctggtctgaaaagtactaggctggtctgaacagtactagcctggtctgaacgtactagcctggtctgaacagtactaggctggtcttaacagtactaggctggtctgaacagtactaggctggtcttaacagtactaggctggtctgaacagtactagcctggtctgaaaagtactaggctggtctgaacagtactagcctggtctgaacagtactagcctggtctgaacagtactaggctggtcttaacagtactaggctggtctgaacagtactagcctggtctgaaaagtactaggctggtctgaacagtactaggctggtctgaacagtactagcctggtctgaacagtactagcctggtctgaacaatactaggctggtctgaacagtactagcctggtctgaacagtactaggctggtctgaacagtactagcctggtctgaacagtactagcctggtctgaacagtactagcctggtctgaacagtactagcctggtctgaacagtactagcctggtctgaacagtactaggctggtctgaacagtactagcctggtctgaacagtactagcctggtctgaacagtactagcctggtctgaacagtactaggctggtctgaacagtactagcctggtctgaacagtactaggctggtctgaacagtactagcctggtctgaacagtactaggctggtctgaacagtactagcctggtctgaacagtactagcctggtctgaacagtactaggctggtctgaacagtactaggctggtctgaacagtactagcctggtctgaacagtactagcctggtctgaacagtactaggctggtctgaacagtactaggctggtctgaacagtactagcctggtctgaacagtactagcctggtctgaacagtactaggctggtctgaacagtgctagcctggtctgaacagtactagcctggtctgaacaatactagcctggtctgaacaatactaggctggtctgaacagtactagcctggtctgaacagtactagcctggtctgaaacagtactaggctggtcttaacagtactaggctggtctgaacagtactagcctggtctgaaaagtactaggctggtctgaacagtactaggctggtctgaacagtactagcctggtctgaacagtattagcctggtctgaacaatactaggctggtctgaacagtactagcctggtctgaacagtactagcctggtctgaacagtactagcctggtctgaacagtactagcctggtctgaacagtactaggctggtctgaacagtactaggctggtctgaacagtactagcctggtctgaacagtactagcctggtcctgaacagtactaggctggtctgaacagtgctagcctggtctgaacagtactagcctggtctgaacaatactagcctggtctgaacaatactaggctggtctgaacagtactagcctggtctgaacagtactagcctggtctgaacagtactaggctggtcttaacagtactaggctggtctgaacagtactagcctggtctgaaaagtactaggctggtctgaacagtactagcctggtctgaacagtactagcctggtctgaacagtactagcctggtctgaacagtactaggctggtctgaacagtactagcctggtctgaacagtactagcctggtctgaacagtactagcctggtctgaacagtactaggctggtcttaacagtactaggctggtctgaacagtactagcctggtctgaaaagtactaggctggtctgaaagtactagcctggtctgaacagtactaggctggtcttaacagtactaggctggtctgaacagtactaggctggtcttaacagtactaggctggtctgaacagtactagcctggtctgaaaagtactaggctggtctgaacagtactagcctggtctgaacagtactagcctggtctgaacagtactaggctggtcttaacagtactaggctggtctgaacagtactagcctggtctgaaagtactaggctggtctggaacagtactaggctggtctgaacagtactagcctggtctgaacagtactagcctggtctgaacaatactaggctggtctgaacagtactagcctggtctgaacagtactaggctggtctgaacagtactagcctggtctgaacagtactagcctggtctgaacagtactagcctgtctgaacagtactaggctggtctgaacagtactaggcctggtctgaacagtactaggctggtctgacagtactagcctggtctgaacagtactagcctggtctgaacagtactagcctggtctgaacagtactaggctggtctgaacagactagcctggtctgaacagtactaggctggtctgaacagtactagactggttctgaacagtactaggctggtctgaacagtactagcctggtctgaacagtactagcctggtctgaacagtactaggctggtctgaacagtactaggctggtctgaacagtactagcctggtctgaacagtactagcctggtctgaacagtactaggctggtctgaacagtactaggctggtctgaacagtactagcctggtctgaacagtactagcctggtctgaacagtactaggctgTCTGAACAGtgctagcctggtctgaacagtactagcctggtctgaacaatactagcctggtctgaacaatactaggctggtctgaacagtactagcctggtctgaacagtactagcctggtctgaacagtactaggctggtcttaacagtactaggctggtctgaacagtactagcctggtctgaaaagtactaggctggtctgaacagtactaggctggtctgaacagtactagcctggtctgaacagtattagcctggtctgaacaatactaggctggtctgaacagtactagcctggtctgaacagtactaggctggtctgaacagtactagcctggtctgaacagtactagcctggtctgacaGTACTAGCCTGGGTCTGCGcaacagtactaggctggtctgaacagtacctaggctggtctgaacagtactagcctggtctgaacagtactagcctggtctgaacagtactaggctggtctgaacagtgctagcctggtctgaacagtactagcctggtctgaacaatactagcctggtctgaacaatactaggctggtctgaacagtactagcctggtctgaacagtactagcctggtctgaacagtactaggctggtcttaacagtactaggctggtctgaacagtactagcctggtctgaaaagtactaggctggtctgaacagtactagcctggtctgaacagtactagcctggt
This genomic window contains:
- the LOC116371088 gene encoding GRB2-related adapter protein-like; the encoded protein is MCSHFKVLQDSYGDHVQHFKVLQDSYGDHVQHFKLRGPCAALQGAPGQVRTVPLSLSLTPPLSPSSYGDHVQHFKVLQDRSGQYFVWEEMFFSLNQMVEFYHSNSIAKEETVFYGDPEHPASPGPPLQHPHHAHALFDFTPHHPSQLRFLRGDFIDLLDCSDSLRWRGRCHGRVGFFPPEYVQAVYQ